Proteins encoded together in one Calditrichota bacterium window:
- a CDS encoding acyl-CoA dehydrogenase family protein, translated as MDHLLTEQQLEVKQAIREFAEKEIAPSVAIRDEKSEFATDIIKKIGELGFMGVNTPEDLGGAGMDTVTYAIVIEELSRIDPAVGVVVSVNNSLVCYPLQKFGNEDQIKRYLKPLAEGKLLGAFCLTEPGAGSDASAQTTSAVKDGDDYILTGEKAFITNGLKANTYIVMARTDKTQKAKGISAFIVDETMPGFKRGPNEKKMGIRSSDCCMIILDECRVPKANLLGKEGDGFKVAMTALDSGRIGIAAQAIGLAQGALEEAVKYSKVREQFGQSISEFQAIQFKLADMEMMTQASRLLNYSAARKKDMGQRFTHEAAMAKLMASDIVMKVTMEAVQIHGGNGYLKDFPVERMLRDAKVTEIYEGTSEIQRTIIARTLLSS; from the coding sequence ATGGATCACCTCCTAACTGAACAACAACTCGAAGTCAAACAGGCTATCCGAGAATTCGCCGAAAAAGAAATTGCGCCGTCGGTTGCAATTCGAGATGAGAAGAGCGAATTCGCAACCGATATCATAAAGAAGATCGGCGAACTGGGTTTCATGGGGGTGAATACGCCGGAAGATCTGGGTGGCGCGGGTATGGATACCGTCACCTACGCCATTGTCATTGAGGAGCTTTCCCGCATCGATCCCGCTGTGGGCGTAGTCGTCTCAGTAAACAACTCGCTGGTTTGTTATCCCTTGCAGAAATTCGGCAACGAAGACCAGATCAAGCGCTATTTGAAGCCTCTCGCGGAAGGTAAACTGCTTGGCGCGTTTTGTTTGACAGAACCGGGTGCGGGATCCGACGCATCTGCACAGACGACGTCCGCCGTCAAAGACGGAGACGATTACATTCTCACCGGCGAAAAGGCGTTTATCACGAATGGATTGAAGGCCAATACGTATATTGTGATGGCGCGCACGGACAAGACTCAAAAGGCCAAAGGTATCAGCGCGTTCATCGTCGATGAAACCATGCCCGGGTTTAAGCGCGGTCCCAATGAGAAAAAGATGGGCATCCGCTCGTCGGATTGCTGCATGATTATCCTTGACGAATGCCGGGTTCCGAAGGCGAATTTGCTGGGCAAAGAAGGCGACGGATTCAAAGTCGCGATGACCGCTTTGGACAGCGGCCGCATCGGAATTGCGGCACAGGCAATCGGTCTGGCGCAGGGTGCTTTGGAAGAAGCCGTGAAATACTCCAAAGTCCGCGAGCAGTTCGGCCAATCCATCTCCGAGTTTCAGGCTATCCAGTTTAAGCTCGCCGATATGGAAATGATGACTCAGGCTTCGCGCCTGCTAAATTACAGCGCCGCTCGCAAAAAAGACATGGGCCAACGCTTCACTCATGAAGCGGCCATGGCGAAACTTATGGCCTCGGACATCGTCATGAAAGTGACGATGGAAGCCGTTCAGATTCACGGAGGCAACGGCTACCTGAAGGATTTCCCGGTCGAACGCATGCTGCGGGATGCCAAGGTCACGGAGATTTACGAAGGTACCTCGGAAATACAGCGTACTATCATTGCACGAACTCTATTGAGCAGCTAA
- a CDS encoding branched-chain amino acid transaminase, producing the protein METTIEKEPRVAKSRFDETLKIWMSGKLIKWEDATTHVATHALHYGSAVFEGIRAYKTPRGTTIWGLKPHIRRLFDSAKIYRMPMPFTREQIELACAETVISNNMDEAYLRPLFYRGYHSLGVHPKECPTECVIIPLRWGKYLGPEALEIGVEVTISTWTRIAPNTLPALAKSAANYANSILTVVDAQNYGFTEGIALDTNGYVSEGSGENIFVIRDGKIVTPPLGASVLPGITRGCIIQIAKELGYPVTEGLIPRELLYVADEVFFTGTAAEVTPVRSVDKVQIGAGKRGPITNEIQTAFFDLIEGRREDTLGLHYWL; encoded by the coding sequence ATGGAAACTACTATAGAAAAGGAGCCGCGAGTGGCGAAATCGCGCTTCGACGAAACATTGAAAATATGGATGAGCGGCAAGCTCATCAAGTGGGAAGACGCAACCACTCACGTCGCGACTCACGCACTGCATTATGGATCGGCGGTCTTCGAAGGCATTCGCGCCTACAAGACTCCGCGTGGCACGACAATCTGGGGATTGAAACCGCATATTCGCCGTCTGTTCGATTCGGCGAAGATCTACCGCATGCCGATGCCGTTTACGCGCGAACAGATTGAATTAGCTTGCGCGGAGACAGTTATTTCAAATAACATGGACGAAGCCTATCTGCGTCCGTTGTTTTACCGCGGCTATCACTCGCTTGGCGTGCATCCCAAAGAATGTCCGACGGAATGCGTGATTATCCCGTTGCGCTGGGGAAAATACCTTGGCCCGGAAGCTCTGGAAATTGGAGTCGAAGTTACGATTTCGACGTGGACCCGAATTGCTCCGAATACTTTGCCGGCATTGGCGAAGTCCGCGGCGAACTACGCGAATTCGATTTTGACGGTCGTGGACGCGCAAAACTACGGTTTCACTGAGGGCATCGCGCTGGATACGAACGGCTACGTTTCTGAAGGGTCCGGAGAGAACATTTTCGTAATCCGCGACGGCAAGATCGTGACTCCACCGCTCGGAGCTTCGGTATTGCCGGGCATTACCCGGGGCTGTATTATTCAGATTGCCAAAGAGCTGGGCTATCCGGTGACGGAGGGGTTGATTCCGCGCGAATTGCTCTACGTGGCGGACGAAGTGTTCTTTACGGGAACGGCCGCCGAAGTAACGCCTGTCCGTTCGGTGGACAAGGTACAGATCGGCGCGGGCAAACGCGGCCCGATCACCAATGAAATACAGACGGCGTTTTTTGATTTGATCGAAGGCCGCCGCGAAGATACGCTTGGTTTGCATTACTGGCTATAG
- a CDS encoding 3-hydroxybutyryl-CoA dehydrogenase produces the protein MSISTVAVIGGGTMGNGIAHVCAQNGCTVYLIEMSQALLDRAVGTITKNLDRQVSKGKLSEEDKAATLGRIKGTLKIEDVKNADIVIEAIVENEAVKKELFFKIDALAKPEAILASNTSTISITQIAAATKRANKFIGMHFMNPVPMMQLVEIIRGLATDDATHEATVKFAEALGKTPITVNDFPGFVSNRILMPMINEAVYCLMEGVGEAEAIDGVMKLGMNHPMGPLALADLIGLDVCLAIMEVLHRDLGDSKYRPCPLLKKYVAAGYLGRKNGRGFYDYAK, from the coding sequence ATGAGTATCTCAACTGTAGCCGTCATCGGTGGCGGCACCATGGGCAACGGAATCGCCCACGTCTGTGCGCAAAATGGCTGCACCGTCTATTTGATCGAAATGTCACAGGCTCTGCTCGACCGCGCGGTCGGCACGATCACCAAGAATCTTGACCGTCAGGTATCAAAAGGCAAGCTGTCTGAGGAAGATAAGGCCGCGACATTGGGCCGCATCAAGGGCACTCTGAAGATCGAAGACGTCAAGAACGCCGACATCGTGATCGAAGCGATTGTCGAAAATGAAGCGGTCAAGAAGGAACTCTTCTTTAAGATTGACGCTCTGGCCAAGCCTGAAGCGATTTTGGCCTCGAACACGTCTACGATATCGATCACGCAGATCGCCGCGGCAACGAAACGTGCTAACAAATTTATCGGTATGCACTTCATGAACCCCGTGCCGATGATGCAGTTGGTCGAGATTATCCGTGGATTGGCGACCGACGACGCGACGCACGAAGCGACCGTGAAGTTCGCCGAAGCACTTGGCAAGACTCCGATTACGGTCAATGATTTTCCGGGCTTCGTTTCCAATCGTATTCTGATGCCGATGATCAACGAAGCCGTCTACTGTTTGATGGAAGGCGTCGGCGAAGCAGAGGCCATCGACGGCGTGATGAAACTCGGCATGAACCATCCTATGGGTCCGTTGGCGTTGGCCGATTTGATCGGCTTGGACGTTTGTCTCGCGATTATGGAAGTTCTGCACCGTGACTTGGGCGACTCGAAATACCGCCCCTGTCCACTTTTGAAAAAGTACGTCGCCGCAGGCTATCTGGGCCGCAAGAACGGCCGCGGATTCTACGACTACGCAAAGTAA
- a CDS encoding acyl-CoA dehydrogenase, protein MSLGDRLPLTEEQKMLRDMVRDFAENKIKPIAAEIDETERFPEEIFAEMGELGLMGIPYPEEYGGAGMDYTSYALAIEEIAKVCGSTALGLAAHISLGCGPIYLFGTEEQKKKYLPDLCAGKHMGGFGLTEPQAGSDAGATKTTCLDQGDHYLLNGTKVYCTNGSYSKTYVVSALTEKDKGTRGISCFIVERDWDGFAVGKKERKLGVRGSDTVVLHFNDVKVPKANLLGRPGEGFKQMLATLDGGRISIGSMSLGLAEGAYIETLKYVTGRKAFDQRIADFQATQFKLADMLVQIEAARHMIFDAAKKKDAGEDFSREAAMAKLYASEVGARVTSQAIQLHGGYGYVREYPVERMFRDNKLTEIGEGTSEIQRLVIARALLKEWDQATA, encoded by the coding sequence ATGAGCCTTGGAGACCGACTTCCGCTAACCGAAGAGCAAAAAATGCTGCGCGACATGGTGCGGGATTTTGCCGAAAACAAAATCAAGCCTATCGCCGCCGAAATTGATGAAACCGAGCGCTTCCCCGAAGAGATCTTCGCTGAAATGGGCGAACTCGGACTAATGGGCATTCCCTATCCCGAAGAATACGGCGGTGCGGGAATGGACTACACGTCGTATGCTTTGGCTATTGAAGAAATCGCCAAAGTCTGCGGTTCCACGGCGCTGGGACTTGCCGCGCATATCTCACTGGGCTGCGGGCCGATCTATCTGTTCGGCACCGAAGAACAGAAGAAAAAGTACCTTCCCGATTTGTGCGCGGGCAAACACATGGGCGGGTTTGGATTGACCGAACCTCAAGCAGGCAGCGACGCGGGTGCGACCAAAACGACCTGTCTGGATCAAGGCGACCACTATCTTCTGAACGGTACGAAAGTTTACTGTACGAATGGCTCGTACTCGAAAACTTACGTGGTCAGTGCATTGACCGAGAAGGACAAAGGAACGCGCGGAATTAGCTGTTTTATCGTAGAGCGTGATTGGGACGGCTTCGCCGTCGGCAAGAAAGAACGCAAGCTCGGCGTACGCGGATCGGATACGGTTGTCTTGCACTTTAACGACGTGAAAGTGCCAAAAGCGAACCTGCTCGGCAGGCCCGGCGAAGGCTTCAAGCAAATGCTGGCCACGCTTGACGGCGGCAGAATATCGATTGGATCGATGTCCTTAGGCCTTGCTGAAGGCGCATACATCGAAACGCTGAAATACGTCACTGGACGCAAGGCCTTTGATCAACGCATCGCCGATTTTCAAGCGACGCAATTCAAACTTGCGGATATGCTCGTGCAGATTGAAGCCGCGCGCCACATGATTTTCGACGCCGCGAAGAAGAAAGACGCAGGTGAAGATTTCTCGCGCGAAGCCGCCATGGCAAAGCTCTATGCGAGCGAAGTCGGAGCGCGCGTCACGTCGCAAGCCATTCAGCTGCACGGCGGCTACGGCTACGTGCGCGAATACCCGGTTGAGAGAATGTTCCGTGACAACAAATTGACTGAAATTGGCGAGGGCACGTCTGAAATTCAGCGTCTCGTCATCGCGCGCGCCCTGCTAAAAGAGTGGGATCAGGCCACCGCTTGA
- a CDS encoding MBL fold metallo-hydrolase → MHIDLGTLRIDVLDDGLFELRAETFVKVTKGRNADLLKKGQYKPRIKVGFNSLLIRGEGQTVLIDPGTGDKERIAERRSYNLDWPRRVLPKLKQLGVRKEDVTLVVLTHLHWDHAGACTTNDLGGQLEPTFPKACHVLHEKELDGARAALVQGDDGYCADDFEPLAEARKLELIGELDAVIFPWLTCHWSGGHSPGHMVVRVGYPEGPRVMYPSDVLPTAAQLPFDSGMSYDQDPNELIEAKRKFLEIAAADEDLVILVHAPRNKSGYIRKLSSGEYKLEHVALEK, encoded by the coding sequence ATGCACATTGATCTCGGCACACTTCGGATTGACGTTCTTGACGACGGGCTGTTTGAGTTGCGCGCCGAGACGTTTGTAAAGGTCACGAAGGGCCGCAATGCCGATTTGCTCAAGAAAGGGCAATACAAACCGCGCATCAAAGTCGGGTTCAATTCGCTATTGATCCGCGGTGAAGGTCAAACTGTCCTAATCGACCCGGGCACGGGCGACAAAGAACGCATCGCCGAGCGCCGCAGCTATAATCTCGATTGGCCGCGCAGAGTCTTGCCCAAGCTCAAACAGCTTGGAGTCCGAAAGGAAGACGTCACACTTGTTGTTCTAACCCATTTGCACTGGGATCATGCGGGTGCCTGTACGACGAACGATCTTGGCGGACAGCTTGAACCGACGTTTCCCAAGGCATGCCATGTTTTACACGAGAAAGAGCTTGACGGCGCGCGCGCGGCACTGGTGCAGGGAGATGACGGCTACTGCGCGGACGACTTTGAGCCGCTTGCGGAAGCGCGCAAACTTGAGTTGATCGGCGAGTTGGATGCCGTAATCTTTCCGTGGCTGACTTGCCACTGGAGCGGAGGACATAGCCCCGGGCACATGGTCGTTCGCGTCGGATATCCTGAAGGACCGCGTGTTATGTACCCAAGCGACGTCCTTCCGACTGCCGCGCAGCTTCCGTTCGACAGCGGCATGTCATACGACCAGGATCCGAACGAGCTGATCGAGGCGAAGAGAAAATTTCTTGAGATCGCGGCGGCGGACGAAGACCTTGTCATACTCGTTCATGCCCCGCGCAACAAATCTGGCTACATCCGAAAGTTATCGTCGGGCGAGTACAAATTGGAACACGTCGCCCTTGAAAAATAA
- a CDS encoding sugar phosphate isomerase/epimerase yields the protein MSDLLTPRFVYVGIRDALDAIPRLTEMELGIEVIFNTTSDLWPKIKWDVLLGLADDFSEVHLPVACHGPFYNLALAGRDEHIADYSCQSLAAAIEAARVIGSPLMVFHTGFLPQLPPTARGKWLDTFCGKLSHLLDVAASNGIVLAMENTYEPDTTLFEEIFSRVQHPFLGMCFDTGHAACFAKIPPTDWIDKFSEQIVHLHLSDNDGISDLHWGLGKGMVNISALIGPLLARGARPSVTFEVSLDDAKSSNEYLTRSLAASQISGHD from the coding sequence CTATGTCGGTATTCGCGACGCACTCGATGCGATTCCGCGCTTGACCGAAATGGAACTCGGCATCGAAGTGATCTTCAATACCACAAGCGATTTGTGGCCGAAGATCAAGTGGGACGTTTTGCTGGGTCTTGCGGACGATTTTTCCGAAGTTCATTTGCCGGTTGCCTGTCACGGGCCGTTTTACAATCTTGCGCTTGCGGGCCGCGACGAACACATCGCGGATTATTCCTGCCAATCGCTCGCGGCGGCCATCGAAGCCGCCCGGGTTATCGGCTCGCCCTTGATGGTTTTCCATACGGGGTTCTTGCCTCAGCTTCCTCCGACGGCGCGTGGGAAATGGCTCGACACGTTCTGCGGCAAACTCTCGCATTTGCTTGACGTCGCGGCTTCCAACGGAATTGTGTTGGCGATGGAGAACACCTACGAGCCGGATACGACGCTTTTCGAGGAGATTTTCTCACGCGTGCAGCATCCGTTTTTGGGAATGTGTTTTGACACGGGGCATGCGGCTTGTTTTGCAAAGATTCCGCCGACGGACTGGATTGACAAGTTTTCGGAACAGATTGTTCATTTGCATTTGAGTGACAACGACGGGATTTCCGATCTTCATTGGGGACTTGGAAAAGGCATGGTGAATATTTCCGCGCTGATCGGCCCCTTGCTCGCGCGTGGAGCGCGTCCGTCAGTCACGTTTGAAGTTTCATTAGATGATGCGAAATCCTCGAACGAGTATTTAACACGCTCCCTCGCGGCTTCGCAGATTTCCGGCCATGACTAG
- a CDS encoding metallophosphoesterase family protein produces MKLGVISDIHGNLPALESVLSDCEKQSLDTIICLGDVVGYGASPNECCELVRERCDACVMGNHDSALCGITPMQFFNAYARAAIEWSQVRIEESHKQWLSELPLTHSLEDVLFVHATPKDPGAWNYIHNPEEAAVHFGVMSPGKTAFIGHSHIPAHFAGPENRRIINIGAVGQPRDRNPLASYLVYDTENGSFQWCRVQYDIQKAAQKIRDAELPEFLASRLFIGM; encoded by the coding sequence ATGAAGCTGGGCGTCATTTCGGACATACATGGGAACTTACCGGCGCTCGAATCGGTTCTGAGTGATTGTGAGAAGCAATCTCTCGACACGATTATTTGCCTCGGCGACGTTGTAGGCTACGGCGCAAGTCCCAACGAATGTTGTGAACTTGTCAGGGAAAGATGTGATGCCTGTGTCATGGGAAATCACGATTCCGCTCTCTGTGGAATTACTCCCATGCAGTTTTTCAATGCCTACGCGCGCGCGGCCATCGAATGGTCACAGGTGCGCATTGAAGAATCGCACAAGCAATGGCTGTCGGAACTTCCTTTGACGCATTCGCTGGAAGACGTGCTGTTTGTGCACGCGACACCGAAAGATCCCGGCGCATGGAACTACATTCACAATCCGGAGGAAGCCGCGGTTCATTTCGGAGTCATGTCTCCGGGAAAAACCGCATTCATCGGACACTCGCATATTCCCGCGCATTTTGCGGGTCCTGAAAACCGCAGGATCATAAATATCGGCGCAGTAGGCCAGCCGCGCGACCGAAATCCGCTGGCGAGTTATCTTGTTTACGACACGGAAAACGGCAGCTTCCAATGGTGCCGGGTCCAGTACGATATTCAGAAAGCGGCGCAGAAAATTCGCGACGCGGAATTGCCCGAGTTCTTAGCCTCACGACTTTTTATAGGTATGTGA
- a CDS encoding thiolase family protein → MNPNTPVITSGARTAIGSFMGALASVPAPALAAHVLKANLDRSQVDPKEVEEVILGQVLQAGVGQAPARQAALFAGIPNTTSAWTVNKVCSSGLRSIMSAAQAIALGDAKVMLAGGMENMSLAPYSLDRARSGYRLGNGSITDLMVNDGLWDPHNNIHMGSCAEMCAKEHKITREQQDEFAAESYRRAIASIKDGKFKAEIVPVVIKGRKGEVSIDTDEEPGNVNFDKMPQLKPAFEKDGTITAANASKINDGASAVMVMSYEESQRRGLKPLARIVGHTTYSQSPEWFTTAPASAVQKLLRRIDWKVSDVDLWELNEAFSVVGLYNMKEIGATAANTNVWGGAVALGHPIGSSGCRIVITLLHALKDRGGKRGVVGICNGGGEATAMAVEMM, encoded by the coding sequence ATGAATCCGAATACTCCTGTCATTACCTCCGGAGCACGCACGGCCATCGGCTCATTTATGGGCGCGTTGGCCTCAGTACCCGCTCCCGCCTTGGCCGCGCACGTTTTGAAGGCCAATCTCGACCGTTCGCAAGTCGATCCGAAAGAAGTTGAAGAAGTCATTTTGGGCCAAGTCCTGCAAGCAGGCGTCGGTCAAGCGCCCGCCCGTCAAGCTGCGCTATTTGCAGGAATTCCCAACACGACGTCGGCCTGGACTGTGAACAAAGTTTGTTCGTCGGGTTTACGCTCGATTATGTCTGCCGCGCAGGCGATCGCGCTGGGCGATGCCAAAGTCATGCTTGCAGGCGGCATGGAAAACATGTCACTTGCGCCGTACTCGTTGGACCGTGCTCGTTCCGGCTACCGGCTCGGAAACGGAAGCATTACGGACTTGATGGTCAACGACGGTCTGTGGGATCCGCACAATAATATTCATATGGGCTCGTGCGCCGAAATGTGCGCAAAAGAACACAAAATTACGCGCGAACAGCAGGACGAATTCGCCGCGGAATCTTACCGTCGTGCGATTGCCTCGATTAAGGACGGCAAGTTCAAAGCTGAAATCGTACCTGTCGTGATTAAGGGTCGCAAAGGTGAAGTGTCGATCGACACAGACGAAGAGCCGGGCAATGTGAACTTCGACAAGATGCCGCAGCTCAAACCTGCCTTTGAAAAAGACGGTACGATTACTGCCGCGAACGCCTCGAAGATCAATGACGGCGCGTCGGCGGTGATGGTCATGTCCTACGAAGAGTCACAGCGCCGCGGGCTTAAGCCGCTGGCCCGCATCGTTGGGCACACGACCTATAGTCAATCGCCCGAGTGGTTCACGACGGCTCCTGCGTCCGCAGTGCAAAAACTCCTGCGCCGTATCGACTGGAAAGTTTCCGACGTCGACCTGTGGGAATTGAACGAAGCCTTCTCGGTGGTCGGCCTTTACAACATGAAGGAAATCGGCGCGACGGCCGCGAACACGAATGTGTGGGGCGGAGCAGTTGCGCTTGGACACCCAATTGGTTCTTCAGGCTGCCGTATCGTCATCACGCTGCTGCATGCACTGAAAGATCGCGGCGGCAAGCGCGGCGTAGTCGGTATCTGCAACGGCGGCGGCGAAGCGACCGCTATGGCCGTTGAAATGATGTAA
- a CDS encoding heavy metal-binding domain-containing protein, which translates to MIVTTTPTIEGRKIEAYLGVVAGEAIVGANIFKDLFAGIRDIVGGRSAAYENELRKAREVALQELADNGQALGANAVVGVDLDYEVVGSGGSMLMVTASGTAVKLSV; encoded by the coding sequence GTGATTGTAACGACTACTCCGACTATTGAGGGCCGCAAGATCGAAGCCTATTTAGGCGTCGTGGCTGGCGAAGCTATCGTGGGCGCAAATATTTTCAAAGATCTCTTTGCGGGAATTCGCGACATCGTCGGCGGACGCAGCGCAGCCTACGAAAACGAACTGCGCAAAGCCCGGGAGGTCGCGCTCCAAGAGCTTGCTGACAACGGCCAAGCGCTCGGTGCAAATGCGGTCGTCGGCGTCGATCTGGACTACGAAGTGGTCGGCTCAGGCGGTTCGATGCTGATGGTCACGGCCTCCGGCACGGCTGTCAAACTGTCCGTGTAG
- the nusB gene encoding transcription antitermination factor NusB, which yields MRSRRSAREWALRVLYATRLTGYPVEQCFKDILRDAKEDQNLSFCRKLCTHVASGDEKIDEAIRKAVQKWDLARLAVLDLIILRMAMAEFLYFDDIPYKVTINEAIELAKEYSTGQSGRFVNGILDAVCADLRKSETRKQKLAATEQK from the coding sequence ATGCGCAGCAGACGATCCGCACGTGAGTGGGCGCTCCGAGTGCTCTACGCAACCCGTTTGACCGGTTATCCGGTCGAACAATGCTTCAAAGATATTCTTCGCGATGCGAAGGAAGATCAAAATCTTTCCTTTTGCCGCAAGCTCTGCACTCACGTTGCGTCCGGCGACGAAAAGATTGATGAAGCGATCCGTAAGGCGGTCCAGAAGTGGGACCTCGCACGTTTGGCGGTTCTTGATTTGATCATACTTCGTATGGCGATGGCGGAGTTCCTGTATTTCGATGATATTCCGTACAAAGTGACGATAAACGAAGCTATAGAGTTGGCCAAGGAATATTCGACGGGCCAAAGTGGACGTTTCGTAAACGGCATTCTCGACGCCGTTTGCGCTGACCTGAGGAAGAGCGAAACACGCAAACAGAAACTGGCGGCAACGGAGCAGAAATGA